The genomic DNA CTAACAGTTAATGCATGGAGGCTGTAGATAAAGGTTATAATAAGTATTAGTAAAGATTTTGtaacttttctgctttctgtaaaTCTTTACATTCCTTCCATCTAGGGAGCTCCTATGCTGCCTCTTCTGGTTCAAACCGTTTATACACCCAGAAATAAGCcacacttttatttctctttctgtctgaGCCTTGCCTTATCATGGTAGCAGCAGAAATATACTGCAATGACAGAGGAATTGTTATACTCCCCAGGCGCGTCCCTTCAGTTCTGGCAGTGTGATCCATCACTGTGTCACACAGCTCTGACAAGCAGGAGTCCAACCAAGCTCGGCACAATCTTCCTGTGGCTCGTTCCACCACATTCCCCCGAGGCGTGTCGGGCGCTCACGCCGCGGGGTGAGCTGAGTTACCTGCGGTTCTGCGCCCGTCGCTCCACCGTCCTCCCTCCTCGGCGAGCTGCTTACGGCCGAGAGACCCAACCACTCCTGCCGCTGCCGCTACCGCTGCCCGCGGCTCCCGAGGCCCCGGCGCGGAGCTGTGCCCGGAGCGGAGCTGTGCCCGCCGGGGAGCTGTGCCcggagcagagctgtgctctccgcggggctgtgcccggagcagagctgtgctctccGCGGGGCTGTGCCCGGAGCGGAGCTGTGCCcggagcagagctgtgcccggagcagagctgtgcccggCGAGGAGCTGAGCCCGGAGCGGGGCTGTGCCcggagcagagctgtgcccggagcagagctgtgcccggCGCGGAGCTGTGCCCGGCGAGGAGCTGAGCCCGGAGCGGGGCTGTGCCCGCCGGGGAGCTGAGCCcggagcagagctgagcctggagcagagctgtacccggagcagagctgtgcccggAGCGGAGCTGTGCCCGCCGGGGAGCTGTGCCcggagcagagctgtgcccggAGCGGAGCTGTGCCCGCCCCGGAGCTGTGCTCTCcgcggggctgtgcccggcccggggctgtgcccgccgCTCCGTGCCGCTCGCTGCTGGCGGCTGTTGCCGGGAGACCGGCGCCGCTCCGGCCCCGGGCCGctcccggccgcgccgccgTTCCACCCCGACACGAGCGCGGCGCCCGGGGGCGGCCCCGCTGCACTATCCGTGCTCCGGTCCCATATGCGTTATCGGTGAGGCGGTCCGGTGTGTATCGACGCCTCGGGAAGGCTGACCTGGGACAGAGTCTGGGAAcagctagagaataaagtagacATTTATCGAAAGGCCTTGAAAGTAGATGTTTATTGAAAGGACACACCTTGAGCAgcacaagagcctggccagggcaaCACCCAAAGGGGACTTGAAATGGTCACAAGATGGACGGCCGGTCACGAGGccttacacttttataagtttcggtccatttgcatattggggtttaattgtccccAATTTAATTGTCCCCGACTACAGCTTCGGGTTGTGAAGCCTcatccttgttttctttcttcagtccaccgttgtttatgcttttgggcctgaagcttTTACTCGTTGTCTTTCCTCTTcggcaggaaaaggatttgttttgtcttcctactctgtgaagagagctttactagcacttaatatgaggaTCAGAACTACACttctgggcagcacagaatctgaacACCACGCAATTTAAAACTCCAGGCAGGTTTATGACCCGTGAGGCGCCCCGATACGCATCAGCCGTGAGGCGCTCCGATAGGCTTTATTCATGAGGCGGCCAATGAGAGACCGGCCCGCGCCGCTACGGCTCCTCATTGGCCGCAGGAGGGAGGCCACGCCCCCGGCGGCCGCCACACGGCGCAGGCGCAGCGGGTCCCGCGGCGGCCGCAGCGGCCGGAGAAGGGGGTGGAGGTGCCGGTGCCGCCATGGCGGACGGCGATGGCTTGGTGTCCGTGGACTACGAGGTGTACGGCAAGGTGCAGGGCGTGTTCTTCCGCAAGTACACCCAGGTGTGTGCCGCGGTTCCCCGGGGGCGGGCTGTCCCGCCTGCCGGCGTGCGCCGCGCCCGCTGTCAGCCCGCTGCGGGAGCCTTGAGGGGCCGAGCCGCGGGCGGGCGGGATCGTGGCCGCGGCCaagggctgagctctggctgctgctgaaggggGCTGGCATCTCGGTGCTGCTGGCATCTcggtgctgctggcagcccgGCAGGGTTATGTAAGCATGACTGAAGAGTGAGTTTCAGACCCAGTTTTTCGCGTGAAAGAATTTGTTGAGTAGTTGAGTGAatcctctgctgcttccctgctgcCTGAGCCACAGGAAAAATGGTTCCTGTATGCGAATGTTGTTTTATTGCTCTCTTACAGTTTAGATTAACCTCATTTTGCTCTGCATTGTCTTCTCAGGGGGAGGCTAAGAGACTGGGGCTTGTTGGCTGGGTCCAAAACACCAGCCACGGCACTGTTCAAGGGCAAATCCAGGGTCCGACTGCCAGGGTTCGGGAGCTGCAAGAATGGCTCAAGAAGATTGGAAGTCCCCAGTCCCGTATCAGCCGAGCCGAGTTCAGCAATGAGAAGAAGATTGAGGCGCTGGAGCACAAGGAGTTCCAGATTGTGAAGTGACTTTGTCCAGGAAGAAGCAAAGTCTGGGGTGTGAGCTGTCCTTATGGAGCATTTCCCCTCTTCCTCACTCATTCGGTCAGCCAGTGTTCAGCTCTAGAGaacttaattttattaaatttctaATTTATTGTTTTGCTGCGCTGTTAGTTTGATGCTCAGCTTTTCGCAGAATTCCGTTGGGTAGAGGAGGAGGTGTGCTATCTCTGTCAAAGGGATTGTTCAGGGCTAGAAATATCTATTTCCAAGTGTACATGGTTTGGGGAGTTGTACATGAGGTAAATATGAAATTTGTAGCGTGGTGCCCATGCGAAGGAAATCACAGGGTCAATGCTGATAGGCAACATCGCTAAACCCATTACTTCTGTGCACTAAATGCCTcagaaacaatttcttttaCTCTCCAGAACCTCATATTTTCTGTAGAATAAAATTGCATGAATTTCACCTCCTGTGTGGCATGGATGTTGGATGGAGGTGCTGAGCGGATGACGGTCCGGAATTGGCGGGGCGAAGCCGCGTTTCCCGCAGCCGGGCCGAGCTCCCGTCCTTCCCGGCCTCTTTGGGCCCATTGGGTCCGGGACTCCAACAATTCGGGCG from Sylvia atricapilla isolate bSylAtr1 chromosome 6, bSylAtr1.pri, whole genome shotgun sequence includes the following:
- the ACYP1 gene encoding LOW QUALITY PROTEIN: acylphosphatase-1 (The sequence of the model RefSeq protein was modified relative to this genomic sequence to represent the inferred CDS: inserted 2 bases in 2 codons); this translates as MRRPMRDRPAPXTAPHWPQEGGHAPGGRHTAQAQRVPRRPQXAGEGGGGAGAAMADGDGLVSVDYEVYGKVQGVFFRKYTQGEAKRLGLVGWVQNTSHGTVQGQIQGPTARVRELQEWLKKIGSPQSRISRAEFSNEKKIEALEHKEFQIVK